A genomic window from Pyxidicoccus trucidator includes:
- a CDS encoding efflux RND transporter periplasmic adaptor subunit gives MKPAPILLATLLLLTACKSEAPKHEEDHAHEEGKGAEPHGEGHDETSVHIAAEMMRDLRVTTARVGERPGGESVTALGELTFSENAYAEVASPIAARVGTIFVTTGQEVKQGDKLAELRSPELGKARASLQAAQARATAARQAAERKRTLAEERIVAQKDVQAAEAEAAAADAEVASARAELVSLGASEDELRGGQGAPGFVLRSPLSGTVIERDARMGQMADPSQPLFRIGDLSSLWLIVHAFERDAVRIQRGAQARVTFAAFPGQEIAAKVGHVGQRVDAASRTIPVRLELDNRDGLLRPGMSASAFVPLGDAGAPITTVPAAALQRLEGGWVAFLPTATRGVFERREVGRGRTLGGEVEVLSGLKAGELVVVEGAFLLKAEAEKSSGGGEAHAH, from the coding sequence ATGAAGCCCGCCCCCATCCTGCTGGCCACGCTGCTCCTGTTGACTGCCTGCAAGTCGGAGGCTCCGAAGCACGAGGAGGACCACGCGCACGAGGAAGGCAAAGGGGCCGAGCCCCACGGCGAGGGTCATGACGAGACGAGCGTGCACATCGCCGCGGAGATGATGCGTGACTTGCGCGTCACCACCGCCCGCGTCGGCGAGCGCCCTGGCGGCGAGAGCGTCACCGCCCTGGGCGAGCTGACGTTCAGCGAGAATGCCTACGCGGAGGTGGCCTCGCCCATCGCCGCGCGCGTGGGCACCATCTTCGTCACCACCGGCCAGGAGGTGAAGCAGGGCGACAAGCTCGCGGAGCTGCGCAGCCCCGAGCTGGGCAAGGCCCGCGCGTCGCTCCAGGCGGCCCAGGCCCGCGCCACCGCCGCGAGGCAGGCCGCCGAGCGCAAGCGCACCCTCGCCGAGGAGCGCATCGTCGCGCAGAAGGACGTTCAGGCCGCTGAGGCCGAAGCCGCAGCCGCCGACGCGGAGGTCGCCTCGGCCCGGGCGGAGCTGGTGTCCCTGGGCGCGAGCGAGGACGAGCTGCGCGGCGGGCAGGGCGCGCCGGGCTTCGTGCTGCGCTCGCCGCTCTCCGGCACCGTCATCGAGCGCGACGCACGGATGGGGCAGATGGCGGACCCCTCCCAGCCGCTCTTCCGCATCGGGGACCTGTCCTCGCTGTGGCTCATCGTCCATGCCTTCGAGCGCGACGCTGTGCGCATCCAGCGCGGCGCCCAGGCGCGCGTCACCTTCGCGGCCTTCCCGGGGCAGGAAATCGCGGCCAAGGTGGGCCACGTGGGGCAGCGGGTGGACGCGGCCTCGCGCACCATCCCCGTGCGGCTGGAGCTGGACAACCGCGACGGGCTGCTGCGCCCGGGAATGTCCGCGTCGGCCTTCGTGCCGCTGGGCGACGCGGGCGCGCCCATCACCACCGTCCCGGCGGCGGCGCTCCAGCGGCTGGAGGGCGGCTGGGTGGCCTTCCTGCCCACGGCCACGCGCGGCGTGTTCGAGCGGCGGGAGGTGGGGCGCGGCCGCACGCTCGGCGGCGAGGTGGAGGTGCTCTCCGGGCTGAAGGCCGGGGAGCTGGTGGTGGTGGAGGGCGCGTTCCTCCTCAAGGCGGAAGCGGAGAAGTCGAGCGGTGGAGGGGAAGCCCATGCGCACTGA
- a CDS encoding TolC family protein has protein sequence MSHRLATAALGLAVVLLLPRSGVAQPSSELSLEEALALARQRAPALLEARGRVAEAQGPVAGAAPLLADNPTVQVEAGPRTLADGARGLELAVGLVQPFELGGKQGARRESARAGLARETANQRDTERRVLGEVASTFLRALHARERLRLAREAEAAATRTAQSTQRRFEAGDVPVVDVNVARVALARARADVAGTEGDAASLLYMLRALLGVGLAQPLGVRGELRALAVQPVTPPERPAEERPDLVALEAELAQAEAELRLGRRGAWPDVQVGVRYQNEVDESSVLGTLGVPLPLFSRGQEASVTGEARVRRLRGVLEAARSARDVQVEAARVRHQKRQEALELLEREALPLLADNESLAAKSYEAGEMGLAEFLLVRRDTLEARTAHVDSLLEAALARVQLAVETGALP, from the coding sequence GTGTCCCATCGTCTCGCGACGGCCGCCCTCGGGCTTGCCGTCGTCCTGCTGCTGCCACGCTCCGGCGTGGCGCAGCCCTCCTCCGAGCTGTCCCTTGAAGAAGCCCTCGCCCTGGCCCGCCAGCGCGCCCCCGCGCTGCTGGAGGCCCGGGGCCGCGTTGCCGAGGCCCAGGGCCCCGTGGCCGGCGCCGCGCCCCTGCTGGCCGACAACCCCACCGTTCAGGTGGAAGCCGGGCCACGCACCCTCGCGGATGGAGCGCGGGGGCTGGAGCTGGCCGTGGGGCTCGTGCAGCCCTTCGAGCTGGGCGGCAAGCAGGGCGCCCGCCGCGAGTCCGCGCGCGCCGGACTGGCCCGGGAGACGGCGAACCAGCGCGACACCGAGCGCCGCGTGCTGGGCGAGGTGGCCTCCACCTTCCTGCGCGCCCTGCACGCGCGCGAGCGGCTGAGGCTGGCGCGTGAGGCCGAAGCGGCCGCCACGCGCACGGCGCAGTCCACGCAGCGGCGCTTCGAGGCGGGGGACGTGCCCGTGGTGGACGTCAACGTGGCGCGCGTGGCGCTGGCGAGAGCCCGTGCGGACGTGGCGGGCACGGAGGGAGACGCGGCGTCCCTCCTTTATATGTTGCGCGCGCTGCTGGGAGTCGGGCTCGCGCAGCCCCTCGGCGTGCGGGGTGAGCTGCGCGCCCTGGCCGTGCAGCCGGTGACTCCGCCGGAGCGTCCGGCGGAAGAGCGTCCGGACCTCGTCGCGCTGGAAGCAGAGCTGGCGCAGGCCGAGGCCGAGCTGCGCCTGGGCCGGCGCGGCGCCTGGCCCGACGTGCAGGTGGGCGTGCGCTACCAGAACGAGGTGGACGAGTCTTCCGTCCTCGGCACCCTCGGCGTGCCGCTGCCCCTCTTCTCGCGAGGCCAGGAGGCGAGCGTGACGGGCGAGGCCCGCGTGCGCCGCCTGCGCGGTGTCTTGGAGGCGGCCCGCTCCGCGCGCGACGTCCAGGTGGAGGCGGCGCGCGTACGGCACCAGAAGCGACAGGAGGCGCTGGAGTTGCTGGAGCGCGAGGCGCTGCCCCTGCTCGCCGACAACGAGTCCCTCGCCGCCAAATCCTACGAGGCCGGGGAGATGGGGCTCGCCGAGTTCCTCCTCGTCCGCCGCGACACGCTCGAAGCCCGCACCGCCCATGTCGACAGTCTCCTCGAGGCCGCGCTCGCCCGTGTGCAGCTCGCCGTCGAGACAGGAGCCCTTCCATGA
- a CDS encoding efflux RND transporter permease subunit — protein sequence MRTEGQASLVERILRASFARPGLTVVLALALSAFGAVALQGLRRDVFPDLSAPIFNVIVQNAAMGAEELETAVAIPMEVALAGLPDVRRIRSTSQLGVTQVTVEFEPDADYFRSRQYVAERVAQAQAELPPGTDAPLVSSLTGRLNEVFEFTLEAEPGAADLMTLRDLAEFEVKNRLLAVPGVAGVERLGGYLRQFQVQLDPDQMVARGVSLDDVEHALEGANLNASGGFVVQGPIEWTVRAVGRAQTVEDLSGTVVSLRQGTPVLLGDVADVREAPAVRRGIAHRLKGEVVSCRVIKQFGGDTERVAAGVRDAITDLRKTLPPGVQLRIVYDQSELVDSALGGVSRAILLGALLVVLVLFGLLGDWRAALIVTLTLPLSLALAGILLKAAGIGINTMTLGGLAIAVGLLVDAAIIVTENIVHDLREGAGRRPRREEALAASLEVGRPIAFATLIVVSVFIPLFAMTGIEGRMYQPLAAAVVACLAASLALALTLVPVASGLFLRAPKPGQPEDVWLVRKVKAVYAPLLERCMRRAGLVRLVALAVTVPALGLSFAVGSDFMPRLDEGALLLQTVLPPEASLEEVDRLNHLMEDVLLEFPEVEDVVRRTGRAERTEDPMPHTISDVLVVLKKERGRSLEQLESDMREAVEKVPGLTTLFTTPLGMRIDEGLGGSPADISVRIFGPELEVLAGLAERARTVMAKVDGVEDLRAEQLSGLPQLRITVNRAAVARVGLTPGDVIRAVRVGLVGQESSQVWKGQRRYDLVLRLADHRRGDATAIRNLLVDGHDGTRIPLNQLAQIEETFGAGSIRREAGSRRIAVEAGVSGRDLGSTATEVRERLAAELKLPTGYFLDVGGKVESQERAAKSLVVAIAVALLAVFILLYLALGSLSEALVIVATLPDAFVGGILALLIAGETWNVSSLVGLIGLFGIAVQNGLVLVAQTKLLMERGRPFAEALQEASISRVRPKLMTASTAILGLLPLLVLPLHGTEVERPLAVVMVGGLVTSTLFTLLVLPTFYAFVHGLRERLGQRLAARKAES from the coding sequence ATGCGCACTGAGGGCCAGGCCTCTCTCGTGGAGCGCATCTTGCGCGCGTCCTTCGCCCGGCCCGGCCTCACGGTGGTGCTGGCGCTGGCGCTCTCCGCCTTCGGCGCGGTGGCGCTCCAGGGCCTGCGCCGCGACGTGTTCCCGGACCTGTCCGCGCCCATCTTCAACGTCATCGTCCAGAACGCGGCCATGGGCGCCGAGGAGCTGGAGACGGCCGTGGCCATCCCCATGGAGGTGGCGCTGGCGGGCCTGCCGGACGTGCGCCGCATCCGCTCCACGTCGCAGCTGGGCGTGACGCAGGTGACGGTGGAGTTCGAGCCGGACGCCGACTACTTCCGCAGCCGGCAGTACGTCGCGGAGCGCGTGGCCCAGGCGCAGGCGGAGCTGCCGCCGGGCACGGACGCGCCGCTCGTCTCCAGCCTCACGGGCCGGCTCAACGAGGTCTTCGAGTTCACCCTGGAGGCGGAGCCCGGCGCGGCGGACCTCATGACGCTGCGCGATTTGGCCGAGTTCGAGGTGAAGAACCGGCTGCTCGCCGTCCCCGGCGTCGCGGGCGTGGAGCGGCTGGGCGGCTACCTGCGCCAGTTCCAGGTGCAGCTGGACCCGGACCAGATGGTGGCCCGCGGCGTCAGCCTGGACGACGTGGAGCACGCGCTGGAGGGTGCCAACCTCAACGCCTCCGGCGGCTTCGTGGTGCAGGGCCCCATCGAGTGGACGGTGCGCGCCGTGGGCCGCGCGCAGACGGTGGAGGACCTGAGCGGCACGGTGGTGTCCCTGCGCCAGGGCACGCCCGTGCTGCTGGGCGACGTGGCGGACGTCCGCGAGGCGCCCGCCGTGCGACGCGGCATCGCCCACCGACTCAAGGGCGAGGTGGTGAGCTGCCGGGTCATCAAGCAGTTCGGCGGGGACACGGAGCGGGTGGCCGCGGGCGTGCGCGATGCCATCACAGACTTGCGCAAGACGCTGCCTCCGGGCGTGCAGCTGCGCATCGTGTATGACCAGTCGGAGCTGGTGGACTCCGCGCTCGGAGGCGTCAGCCGGGCGATTCTGCTCGGCGCGCTCCTGGTGGTGCTCGTCCTCTTCGGACTGCTGGGAGACTGGCGCGCGGCGCTCATCGTCACGCTCACCCTGCCCCTGTCCCTCGCGCTGGCGGGCATCCTGCTGAAGGCGGCGGGCATCGGCATCAACACCATGACGCTGGGCGGGCTCGCCATCGCCGTGGGCCTGCTGGTGGACGCGGCCATCATCGTCACGGAGAACATCGTCCATGACTTGCGCGAGGGCGCGGGACGGCGGCCCCGGCGCGAGGAGGCGCTCGCGGCCTCGCTGGAGGTGGGCCGGCCCATCGCCTTCGCCACCCTCATCGTCGTGTCCGTCTTCATTCCGCTGTTCGCGATGACGGGCATCGAAGGGCGCATGTACCAGCCGCTCGCGGCGGCCGTGGTGGCGTGCCTCGCCGCGTCGCTGGCGCTGGCCCTCACGCTGGTGCCGGTGGCCTCCGGCCTCTTCCTCCGCGCGCCGAAGCCGGGCCAGCCGGAGGACGTGTGGCTGGTGCGGAAGGTGAAGGCCGTCTACGCGCCGCTGCTGGAGCGCTGCATGCGCCGGGCGGGGTTGGTGCGGCTGGTGGCGCTCGCCGTCACCGTGCCCGCGCTGGGACTGTCCTTCGCCGTGGGCAGCGACTTCATGCCCCGGCTGGACGAGGGCGCGCTGCTGCTCCAGACGGTGCTGCCCCCGGAGGCGTCGCTGGAGGAGGTGGACCGGCTCAACCACCTGATGGAGGACGTGCTGCTGGAGTTCCCCGAGGTGGAGGACGTCGTGCGCCGCACCGGCCGCGCCGAGCGCACCGAGGACCCGATGCCGCACACCATCTCCGACGTGCTCGTGGTGCTGAAGAAGGAGCGGGGGCGCTCGCTGGAGCAGCTGGAGTCGGACATGCGCGAGGCGGTGGAGAAGGTGCCCGGCCTGACCACCCTCTTCACCACGCCGCTGGGCATGCGCATCGACGAGGGCCTGGGAGGGAGCCCCGCGGACATCTCCGTGCGCATCTTCGGTCCGGAACTGGAGGTGCTCGCCGGACTGGCCGAGCGGGCCCGCACCGTCATGGCAAAGGTGGACGGCGTGGAGGACCTGCGCGCGGAGCAGCTCAGCGGGCTGCCGCAGCTTCGCATCACCGTGAATCGCGCCGCGGTGGCCCGCGTGGGGCTCACGCCCGGAGACGTCATCCGCGCGGTGCGCGTGGGGCTGGTGGGCCAGGAGTCGTCACAGGTGTGGAAGGGCCAGCGGCGCTATGACCTGGTGCTGCGGCTGGCGGACCACCGGCGGGGAGATGCCACCGCCATCCGGAACCTCCTGGTGGACGGACATGACGGGACGCGAATCCCCCTGAATCAGCTCGCGCAAATTGAGGAGACGTTCGGCGCGGGCAGCATCCGGCGCGAGGCGGGCAGCCGACGCATCGCCGTGGAGGCCGGCGTCTCGGGGAGGGACCTGGGCAGCACCGCGACCGAGGTGCGTGAGCGGCTGGCGGCGGAGCTGAAGCTGCCCACGGGATACTTCCTCGACGTGGGTGGCAAGGTGGAGAGTCAGGAGCGCGCCGCGAAGTCCCTGGTGGTCGCCATCGCGGTGGCGCTGCTGGCGGTGTTCATCCTGCTGTACCTCGCGCTGGGCTCGCTCTCGGAGGCGCTGGTCATCGTCGCGACGCTGCCGGATGCCTTCGTGGGCGGCATCCTCGCGCTGCTCATCGCCGGAGAGACGTGGAACGTGTCCAGCCTCGTGGGGCTCATCGGCCTGTTCGGCATCGCCGTGCAGAACGGGCTGGTGCTGGTGGCGCAGACCAAGCTCCTCATGGAGCGGGGCCGGCCCTTCGCCGAGGCCCTGCAGGAGGCGAGCATCAGCCGCGTGCGGCCCAAGCTGATGACGGCGAGCACCGCCATCCTGGGGCTGCTGCCCCTGCTGGTGCTGCCGCTGCACGGCACGGAGGTGGAGCGGCCTCTCGCGGTGGTGATGGTGGGCGGGCTCGTCACGTCCACGCTGTTCACCCTGCTGGTGCTGCCCACGTTCTATGCCTTCGTACACGGGCTGCGGGAGCGGCTCGGACAGCGGCTGGCGGCGCGGAAGGCGGAGTCCTGA
- a CDS encoding DUF2378 family protein: MASEKLIFAQSVEALFVRALGPHLTREGRQRLKAVGLDLSEPLRPHYTVDQWRSFLRVAAQDIYPGLLPHEACFELGARYLQGFRQTSAGRSSMSLVTHLGPRRTLERVPYNVRAGNNFNEVRVEESTQDSATLWMKDVTADNPYFAAGFLAETLKCAGAGQVQVEPIAFDGTAATFRLTWAKGVARGPVAVVSPHA; this comes from the coding sequence ATGGCGTCCGAGAAGCTCATCTTCGCTCAGTCCGTGGAAGCCCTCTTCGTGCGCGCGCTGGGGCCGCACCTCACCCGTGAAGGCCGGCAGCGCCTGAAGGCGGTGGGCCTGGATTTGTCCGAGCCGCTCCGCCCGCACTACACGGTGGACCAGTGGCGCTCCTTCCTGAGGGTGGCCGCGCAGGACATCTACCCCGGCCTGCTCCCGCACGAGGCGTGCTTCGAGCTGGGCGCGCGCTACCTGCAGGGCTTCCGGCAGACGTCGGCGGGCCGCTCCAGCATGTCGCTCGTCACCCACCTGGGCCCCCGGCGCACGCTGGAGCGGGTGCCCTACAACGTCCGGGCCGGCAACAACTTCAACGAGGTGCGCGTGGAGGAGTCCACGCAGGACTCGGCCACGCTGTGGATGAAGGACGTGACGGCGGACAACCCGTACTTCGCCGCCGGCTTCCTCGCGGAGACGCTGAAGTGCGCGGGCGCGGGGCAGGTGCAGGTGGAGCCGATTGCCTTCGACGGCACCGCCGCCACCTTCCGTCTCACCTGGGCAAAGGGCGTGGCCCGCGGCCCCGTCGCCGTGGTCAGCCCGCACGCCTGA
- a CDS encoding PLP-dependent cysteine synthase family protein — protein sequence MRPPCRPLPADGRFLQAVGPTPLVPVRLDAEGPTIWCKLEFLNPSGSTKDRIARYMLEKAWRLGELCPGGEVIEASSGSTSIALALACAQMGLRFTAVMPEGVTGERLITIRAYGGDVVLVPRESGVRGAIARAEELALERKAFAPRQFENPDNAEAHRVWTGQEILSQVPGGLVHGVVSGVGTGGTVVGLYQAFAEAGCAVTAFVARPIAGLGCDIECCSFSPRVPGVVDGISKLYRDADMPGRVELDVSDELAMGTARALIRRGFPVGPSSGLNYAAAVEAAKRLGPGAQVVTVFPDRMERYFSTELIQQTPLTRGAA from the coding sequence ATGCGTCCTCCCTGTCGCCCCCTTCCCGCGGATGGTCGCTTCCTCCAGGCCGTGGGCCCCACCCCGCTCGTTCCCGTCCGCCTGGACGCGGAAGGTCCCACCATCTGGTGCAAGCTGGAGTTCCTCAACCCCAGCGGCTCCACGAAGGACCGCATCGCGCGGTACATGCTGGAGAAGGCGTGGCGGCTGGGGGAGCTGTGCCCGGGCGGCGAGGTCATCGAGGCGTCCAGCGGCTCGACGAGCATCGCCCTGGCGCTGGCCTGCGCGCAGATGGGCCTGCGCTTCACCGCGGTGATGCCGGAGGGCGTCACCGGAGAGCGCCTCATCACCATCCGCGCCTACGGCGGTGACGTGGTGCTGGTGCCACGCGAGTCGGGCGTGCGCGGCGCGATTGCGCGGGCCGAGGAGCTGGCGCTCGAGCGCAAGGCCTTCGCCCCGCGCCAGTTCGAGAACCCGGACAACGCCGAGGCGCACCGGGTGTGGACGGGGCAGGAAATCCTGTCGCAGGTGCCGGGCGGGCTGGTGCACGGCGTGGTGAGCGGCGTGGGCACGGGCGGCACGGTGGTGGGCCTGTACCAGGCCTTCGCGGAGGCGGGCTGCGCGGTGACGGCCTTCGTGGCGAGGCCCATCGCCGGGCTGGGCTGCGACATCGAGTGCTGCAGCTTCAGCCCCCGCGTGCCGGGCGTGGTGGACGGCATCTCCAAGCTGTACCGCGACGCGGACATGCCGGGGCGCGTGGAGCTGGACGTGTCGGACGAGCTGGCCATGGGCACCGCGCGCGCGCTCATCCGCCGTGGCTTCCCGGTGGGCCCCTCCTCCGGCCTCAACTACGCGGCCGCCGTGGAGGCGGCGAAGCGGCTGGGCCCGGGCGCGCAGGTGGTGACGGTGTTCCCGGACCGCATGGAGCGCTACTTCTCCACCGAGCTCATCCAGCAGACGCCCCTCACGCGCGGTGCGGCCTGA
- a CDS encoding metal-dependent hydrolase family protein, whose amino-acid sequence MSPSAPGSAGAPQARPSGPAILLQNARIFDSRSGTLSAPAHVLVRGNTVERVSTAPIPVERGTQTTVLDCGGHVLLPGLIDAHWHAMFATVPMAVAMTADIGYMNLVAGWNAERTLLRGFTSVRDVGGPVFGLKRAIDEGVVAGPRIYPSGAFISQTGGHGDFRMMSELPRDASGHLSYTEQLGAAAIADTPDEVRLRAREQLMRGASQLKLMAGGGVSSHHDPLDVTQYTEPELRAAVEAAENWGTYVTVHAYTPKAIQQAIAAGVKCIDHGHLADEPTAKLMKERGIWWSLQPFLDDDDAIPQTTEAQRVMQRQVTSGTDNAYQLAKKHGVRLAWGTDVLFDPKLAERHGALLAKMTRWFTPAQVLTMATADNAALLALSGPRNPYPGKLGVVEEGALADLLVLGGDPLKDLKLFEDPERNLLVIMKDGKLFKNRLSSAQER is encoded by the coding sequence ATGAGCCCTTCCGCACCGGGTTCCGCGGGAGCGCCCCAGGCCCGGCCGTCAGGGCCCGCCATCCTGCTCCAGAACGCCCGCATCTTCGACAGCAGGAGCGGGACGCTCTCGGCGCCAGCTCACGTCCTCGTGCGAGGGAACACCGTCGAGAGAGTCTCGACCGCGCCCATTCCCGTGGAGCGCGGAACCCAGACCACGGTCCTCGACTGCGGAGGCCACGTGTTGCTGCCGGGGCTCATCGATGCACACTGGCATGCGATGTTCGCCACGGTTCCGATGGCCGTCGCGATGACCGCGGACATCGGCTACATGAACCTGGTGGCCGGGTGGAATGCCGAGCGGACCCTGCTGCGCGGCTTCACGAGCGTGCGTGACGTAGGCGGCCCGGTGTTCGGCCTCAAGCGGGCCATCGACGAGGGCGTCGTCGCGGGGCCGCGCATCTACCCGTCGGGTGCGTTCATCTCCCAGACGGGGGGACACGGTGACTTCCGCATGATGTCCGAGCTGCCCCGGGACGCCTCCGGGCACCTGAGCTACACGGAGCAGCTGGGGGCCGCCGCCATCGCTGACACGCCGGACGAGGTGCGCCTGCGCGCCCGCGAGCAGCTGATGCGCGGTGCCAGCCAGCTCAAGCTGATGGCGGGCGGTGGCGTCTCCTCGCACCACGACCCGCTCGACGTCACCCAGTACACCGAGCCGGAGCTCCGTGCCGCCGTGGAGGCCGCCGAGAACTGGGGCACCTACGTCACCGTCCACGCCTACACGCCGAAGGCCATCCAGCAGGCCATCGCGGCCGGCGTGAAGTGCATCGACCACGGGCATCTGGCCGACGAGCCCACGGCGAAGCTGATGAAGGAGCGGGGTATCTGGTGGAGCCTCCAGCCGTTCCTCGACGACGACGACGCCATCCCGCAGACGACCGAGGCCCAGCGGGTGATGCAACGGCAGGTCACCTCCGGAACGGACAACGCGTACCAGCTGGCGAAGAAACATGGCGTCCGGCTGGCCTGGGGCACCGATGTGCTCTTCGACCCGAAGCTGGCCGAGCGTCACGGCGCGCTGCTGGCGAAGATGACCCGCTGGTTCACACCCGCGCAGGTGCTGACGATGGCCACGGCGGACAACGCCGCGCTGCTGGCGCTCTCGGGGCCGCGCAACCCCTACCCCGGCAAGCTCGGCGTGGTCGAGGAGGGCGCGCTCGCCGACCTCCTGGTGCTGGGTGGAGACCCGCTGAAGGACCTCAAGCTGTTCGAGGACCCGGAGCGGAACCTGCTGGTCATCATGAAGGACGGCAAGCTCTTCAAGAACCGCCTCTCCTCCGCCCAGGAGAGGTAG
- a CDS encoding ATP-binding protein: MTSKPAVILNVNDDAASRYVTSRVLGLAGFHVVEASTGHEALALADEHTDLVILDVRLPDISGLEVCRRLKAAPRTHNVLVLHLSAQAVGPGDRAQGLEHGADGYLVAPVDPEELVAQVHALLRLRKAEREVRALSQEVEHQRRLLELAISSAADPIVLYDGAGRVVFANQALYAARGSHSAHGPGLTPAEMLAKDPSLASYIRLLEDALRTGQVQRGSITVSSDRGPRHYAFVVSPAVGPDGQVAAVMSSARDVTEERSAEEFREQFIGMLGHDLRNPLNALSMSAQQLQRRGGLDERQSQLTHRILTSADRMDRMIRQLLDFARARLGGGIPVLRAPCDLFDVARRTVDELRASHPGRQVQLEVLGDGRGDWDGDRLEQALGNLLANALKYSPAESPVTVHAEGGPEGAVLRVHNLGAPIPAEELPHVFSAWRRGRKPRSEGGSAAGLGLGLYIASQIVRGHGGDVEVASSAPGGTTFTVRLPR; the protein is encoded by the coding sequence ATGACTTCCAAGCCCGCGGTCATCCTCAACGTCAACGACGACGCCGCCAGCCGGTACGTGACTTCGCGCGTGCTGGGGCTGGCCGGCTTCCACGTGGTGGAGGCCAGCACCGGCCATGAGGCGCTGGCGCTCGCGGACGAGCACACGGACCTGGTCATCCTCGACGTGCGCCTGCCGGACATCAGCGGGCTGGAGGTGTGCCGAAGGCTGAAGGCGGCGCCACGCACCCACAATGTGCTCGTGTTGCACCTGTCGGCGCAGGCCGTGGGGCCGGGCGACCGGGCGCAGGGCCTGGAGCATGGCGCGGACGGCTACCTCGTGGCGCCGGTGGACCCGGAGGAGCTGGTCGCCCAGGTGCACGCCCTGCTGCGGCTGCGCAAGGCCGAGCGCGAGGTGCGGGCGCTCTCGCAGGAGGTGGAGCACCAGCGCCGGCTGCTGGAGCTGGCCATCTCCAGCGCCGCGGACCCCATCGTCCTCTATGACGGCGCCGGGCGCGTGGTGTTCGCCAATCAGGCCCTGTACGCGGCGCGGGGCAGCCACTCCGCGCACGGCCCGGGGCTGACGCCCGCGGAGATGCTCGCGAAGGACCCCTCGCTGGCGTCCTACATCCGCCTGCTGGAGGACGCGCTGCGCACGGGGCAGGTGCAGCGGGGCTCCATCACCGTGTCCTCGGACCGGGGGCCCCGGCACTACGCCTTCGTGGTGTCACCCGCGGTGGGCCCCGACGGTCAGGTGGCGGCGGTGATGTCCTCCGCGCGCGACGTCACCGAGGAGCGCAGCGCGGAGGAGTTCCGCGAGCAGTTCATCGGCATGCTCGGGCACGACCTGCGCAACCCGCTCAACGCCCTGTCCATGTCCGCGCAGCAGCTCCAGCGCCGGGGCGGGCTGGACGAGCGCCAGTCGCAGCTCACCCACCGCATCCTCACCAGCGCGGACCGGATGGACCGGATGATTCGTCAGCTGCTGGACTTCGCCCGCGCGCGGCTGGGCGGCGGCATCCCCGTGCTGCGCGCGCCGTGTGACTTGTTCGACGTGGCGCGCCGCACCGTGGACGAGCTGCGCGCCAGCCACCCCGGGCGCCAGGTGCAGCTGGAGGTGCTGGGGGACGGCCGGGGCGACTGGGATGGGGACCGGCTGGAGCAGGCCCTGGGCAACCTGCTGGCCAACGCGCTGAAGTACAGCCCGGCGGAGAGCCCCGTGACAGTCCATGCGGAGGGAGGCCCGGAGGGCGCGGTGCTGCGCGTCCACAACCTGGGAGCGCCCATTCCCGCCGAGGAGCTGCCGCACGTCTTCAGCGCGTGGCGCCGGGGCCGCAAGCCCCGGTCCGAAGGGGGCTCGGCGGCGGGCCTGGGGCTGGGGCTCTACATTGCCTCCCAGATTGTCCGTGGCCACGGCGGGGACGTGGAGGTTGCCTCCAGTGCGCCGGGTGGCACCACCTTCACGGTGCGTCTGCCCCGATGA
- a CDS encoding N-acetylmuramoyl-L-alanine amidase, which translates to MSVRLPPVSTAKTSRTAPAAQASKAAAATVTAPPAGLRKGAEGPKVKQLQDALVKLGYMTKAQAATGPGIFGLKTEAAVKKFQADKKLPTTGYYGELTHAAMKKALANVDGPVKPPPTQPGKFPKPPVISAPSPNQNERGGKDIDTIVMHHTASNNGAADLAWMRNPKSEVSAHYMIDRDGKIYQLVGDEKRAWHAGKGELHGVPSDINSRSIGIELVNDGSGKTAFPDAQYKALIQLTGHLKQKYNVPMKNIVGHADVAVPKGRKNDPAPNFDWNRLRNGVS; encoded by the coding sequence ATGAGCGTCCGCCTCCCCCCTGTCTCCACCGCGAAGACTTCCCGCACCGCGCCGGCCGCGCAGGCCAGCAAGGCCGCTGCCGCCACTGTCACCGCGCCTCCCGCCGGCCTTCGCAAGGGGGCCGAGGGCCCCAAGGTGAAGCAGCTCCAGGACGCGCTGGTGAAGCTGGGCTACATGACGAAGGCGCAGGCGGCCACCGGCCCCGGCATCTTCGGACTGAAGACCGAGGCGGCCGTGAAGAAGTTCCAGGCCGACAAGAAGCTGCCCACCACCGGCTACTACGGTGAGCTGACCCACGCGGCGATGAAGAAGGCGCTCGCCAACGTGGACGGGCCGGTGAAGCCGCCGCCCACCCAGCCGGGCAAGTTCCCCAAGCCGCCCGTCATCAGCGCGCCCTCGCCCAACCAGAACGAGCGCGGTGGGAAGGACATCGACACCATCGTCATGCACCACACCGCCTCCAACAACGGCGCGGCGGACCTGGCGTGGATGCGCAACCCGAAGAGCGAAGTGTCCGCGCACTACATGATCGACCGCGACGGGAAGATCTACCAGCTCGTCGGCGACGAGAAGCGCGCGTGGCACGCGGGCAAGGGCGAGCTGCATGGCGTGCCCAGCGACATCAACAGCCGCTCCATTGGCATCGAGCTCGTCAACGACGGCAGCGGCAAGACGGCCTTCCCCGACGCCCAGTACAAGGCGCTCATCCAGCTCACCGGCCACCTGAAGCAGAAGTACAACGTGCCGATGAAGAACATCGTCGGCCACGCCGATGTCGCGGTGCCCAAGGGCCGCAAGAACGACCCGGCGCCCAACTTCGACTGGAACCGGCTGCGCAACGGCGTCTCCTGA